Proteins from one uncultured Anaeromusa sp. genomic window:
- a CDS encoding menaquinone biosynthesis decarboxylase: MAYNDLREFIRDLEQRGLLKRIQTEVDCDLEITEITDRVSKMTGEKNVALLFENVKGHTMPVLMNAFGSMERMALALGAEKLDDIAEDIAEIFRLPHISLQNKLDLLKLIPKAKSAINFPKYVKTGPCKEVIIKDAPTLEAFPILQCWPDDAGKFITLPLVFTKNPRNGKRNVGMYRMQVFDGQTTGMHWHIHKNGAENFRAHQELGKDRIEVAVAIGADPVLTYCATAPLPKDIDEMVFAGFLRKKAVELVKCETVDLEVPAHAEIILEGYVLLDELRREGPFGDHTGYYSLADEYPVFHITCITHRKNPIYPATIVGKPPMEDCYMAKATERIFLPVLKSQMPEIVDINLPLAGVFHNCAMISIKKSFPQHAKKVMHAVWGMGQMMFTKMVIVVDEHVNVQDEQEVWWRVFNNIDARRDIVMVDGPLDVLDHSSPMPNWGTKVGIDATKTWPSEGYSREWPDEIVMSQEVKERVDAKWKELNLE; encoded by the coding sequence GTGGCCTATAATGATTTACGGGAATTTATTCGCGATCTGGAGCAGCGGGGGCTTTTAAAGCGCATTCAGACCGAAGTGGATTGTGATTTGGAGATTACGGAAATTACCGACCGCGTTTCTAAGATGACCGGGGAGAAAAATGTAGCGTTGCTTTTTGAAAATGTCAAAGGGCATACCATGCCGGTCTTGATGAATGCTTTCGGCAGCATGGAGCGTATGGCTCTGGCTTTGGGAGCGGAGAAACTCGACGATATTGCTGAGGATATTGCGGAAATTTTTCGCTTGCCTCATATTTCTTTGCAAAACAAGCTTGATTTACTGAAGCTGATTCCGAAAGCGAAAAGCGCCATCAACTTTCCTAAGTACGTAAAGACCGGTCCGTGCAAAGAAGTTATTATTAAGGATGCGCCGACGCTGGAGGCATTTCCTATCCTGCAATGTTGGCCGGACGACGCCGGCAAATTCATTACGCTGCCGCTGGTTTTTACTAAAAACCCTCGTAATGGCAAACGCAATGTAGGCATGTATCGCATGCAGGTGTTTGACGGGCAGACTACAGGGATGCATTGGCACATTCATAAGAATGGCGCGGAAAACTTCCGGGCTCATCAGGAACTCGGGAAGGACCGCATTGAAGTGGCCGTGGCCATTGGCGCCGATCCGGTGCTGACCTATTGCGCGACGGCTCCCTTGCCGAAGGATATTGATGAAATGGTATTTGCCGGCTTTTTGCGCAAAAAGGCAGTGGAATTGGTGAAGTGCGAGACTGTAGATTTGGAAGTGCCAGCTCACGCGGAAATTATCCTGGAGGGGTATGTGCTGCTGGATGAACTGCGCCGCGAAGGTCCTTTCGGCGACCATACCGGCTATTACTCGCTGGCGGACGAGTACCCGGTATTCCATATTACCTGCATTACTCACAGAAAGAACCCTATCTATCCGGCGACGATCGTCGGCAAGCCTCCTATGGAGGACTGCTACATGGCGAAAGCGACGGAGCGAATTTTTCTGCCTGTGCTGAAATCGCAGATGCCGGAAATTGTGGATATCAATCTGCCTTTAGCTGGCGTGTTTCACAATTGCGCCATGATTTCCATCAAGAAAAGTTTTCCGCAGCACGCTAAGAAGGTGATGCATGCTGTCTGGGGGATGGGGCAGATGATGTTTACCAAAATGGTGATTGTTGTGGATGAGCATGTCAATGTCCAAGACGAGCAAGAGGTTTGGTGGCGCGTGTTCAACAACATTGACGCCCGGCGTGACATTGTGATGGTGGACGGGCCGCTGGATGTGCTGGACCATTCGTCGCCTATGCCTAATTGGGGCACTAAGGTTGGTATTGACGCCACGAAGACCTGGCCGTCCGAAGGCTACAGCCGCGAATGGCCGGATGAGATTGTCATGTCTCAGGAGGTCAAAGAACGAGTTGATGCGAAATGGAAGGAATTGAACCTTGAGTAA
- a CDS encoding twin-arginine translocase TatA/TatE family subunit yields the protein MFSFSMPELVLILVIALVVFGPGKLPDVGKALGRSLQEFRKATTVAGEETKPEESKTIDVKAVEKEQQAPEKK from the coding sequence ATGTTCAGCTTTAGCATGCCTGAACTGGTTTTGATTTTGGTGATTGCTTTGGTGGTTTTTGGACCGGGAAAATTACCGGATGTCGGCAAAGCCTTAGGGCGGAGTTTGCAGGAATTTCGCAAGGCCACAACTGTGGCAGGAGAAGAGACAAAACCGGAAGAGTCTAAAACTATTGACGTGAAAGCCGTGGAGAAGGAACAACAGGCACCGGAGAAAAAGTGA
- a CDS encoding UbiA-like polyprenyltransferase, whose protein sequence is MSKIKAHMDNIALSHSVFALPFAYMGLVLASGGWPAGSDLLWVTVAMVGARSAALALNNLIDLKYDRLHPRFKARPMVTGAVKPWEAVLLIAGSLAVFLFAASHLDPICIPLAPVAVIPFTLYPYMKRISWTCHLVLGLALSIAPIGAWMAVKGELTAAIVILGLAVAIWIAAFDVIYGSQDVLFDGRQRLHSMPLRFGLRRALFFAKLMHVFSILCFVLAGVLFSLAWPYYIGVACAAAVLVYQHRLVEPDDLSRVTQAYFMRNGLVSILVFVFTLVSLYV, encoded by the coding sequence TTGAGTAAGATAAAAGCGCACATGGATAATATCGCCTTGTCGCATTCCGTATTTGCGCTGCCTTTCGCCTATATGGGGCTGGTGCTGGCCTCGGGGGGCTGGCCTGCGGGCAGCGATCTTCTGTGGGTAACCGTTGCCATGGTGGGCGCCCGCAGTGCGGCATTGGCTTTGAACAATTTAATTGATTTAAAATATGATCGCCTGCATCCGCGCTTTAAGGCTCGGCCGATGGTAACGGGCGCAGTGAAACCTTGGGAAGCGGTATTGCTAATTGCAGGCAGTCTGGCAGTGTTTTTATTTGCCGCCAGCCATTTGGACCCGATTTGCATTCCCTTGGCGCCGGTAGCGGTGATTCCATTTACTTTGTATCCTTATATGAAGCGGATTTCCTGGACTTGCCATTTGGTGTTGGGGCTTGCCCTTTCGATTGCGCCTATCGGCGCTTGGATGGCGGTAAAGGGCGAACTAACTGCGGCGATCGTGATTTTGGGTTTGGCAGTGGCGATCTGGATTGCCGCCTTTGACGTGATTTATGGCAGTCAGGACGTGCTTTTTGACGGACGACAGCGGCTGCATTCCATGCCGCTGCGCTTTGGCTTGCGGCGGGCGCTGTTTTTTGCCAAGCTGATGCATGTTTTTAGCATTCTCTGCTTTGTTCTTGCTGGCGTGCTGTTCTCCTTGGCTTGGCCGTACTACATAGGAGTGGCCTGTGCTGCAGCAGTGCTAGTGTATCAGCATCGATTGGTGGAGCCTGATGATTTGAGCAGGGTGACTCAAGCGTATTTTATGCGCAATGGGTTAGTGAGTATTTTAGTATTTGTTTTTACGCTTGTAAGTCTTTACGTATAG
- the folD gene encoding bifunctional methylenetetrahydrofolate dehydrogenase/methenyltetrahydrofolate cyclohydrolase FolD: protein MSARILSGKEFALQIKEEVRRDAGALLEKTGVVPGLTVVLVGEDAASQVYVNNKHKACLELGIRSDIVRLPETASKEELLTVIAGLNQDRAVHGILVQLPLPKALRTVEQEVLLAIDPAKDVDGFHPLNAGRLAVGDEHLVPCTPAGCVKMLEMAGLEIKGKHAVVIGRSNIVGKPMAQLLLARDATVTICHSRTKDLAAMARQADILVAAVGKAHFVTADMVKEGAVVIDVGINRLPNGKLAGDVDFEQVQHVAGAITPVPGGVGLLTIAMLLANTVKAAQLAVR from the coding sequence ATGAGCGCTCGTATTTTGTCGGGGAAAGAATTTGCTCTGCAGATTAAAGAAGAAGTGCGGCGGGACGCAGGGGCGTTGCTGGAAAAGACCGGTGTGGTTCCCGGGCTGACAGTGGTGCTGGTCGGCGAGGACGCAGCCTCGCAGGTATATGTGAACAACAAGCACAAAGCCTGTTTGGAGCTTGGTATTCGTTCGGATATTGTCCGCTTGCCGGAAACGGCGAGCAAGGAAGAGCTGCTAACCGTGATCGCAGGTTTAAATCAAGACCGGGCGGTGCACGGTATTTTGGTGCAGCTGCCCTTGCCCAAGGCTCTGCGGACGGTGGAGCAGGAAGTGCTGCTGGCTATCGATCCAGCCAAGGATGTGGATGGCTTTCACCCTCTCAATGCGGGACGTTTAGCGGTGGGGGACGAGCATTTGGTTCCTTGTACGCCTGCAGGCTGCGTTAAAATGCTGGAGATGGCGGGACTGGAAATCAAAGGTAAGCATGCCGTAGTCATTGGCCGCAGTAACATTGTAGGCAAACCGATGGCGCAATTGCTGCTGGCCCGGGACGCTACGGTAACTATCTGCCATTCTCGAACCAAGGATTTGGCGGCTATGGCCCGTCAGGCGGACATTTTGGTGGCGGCTGTGGGGAAAGCGCATTTTGTTACGGCAGATATGGTGAAAGAAGGCGCTGTAGTGATTGACGTAGGCATTAACCGTCTGCCCAACGGCAAACTGGCGGGCGATGTTGACTTTGAACAGGTGCAGCATGTAGCTGGGGCGATTACGCCTGTGCCTGGCGGCGTAGGGCTATTGACCATTGCCATGCTGCTGGCCAATACGGTGAAGGCGGCACAGCTGGCGGTACGGTAA
- the tatC gene encoding twin-arginine translocase subunit TatC → MSADDKEREEESQSAVINTEPETPMEEDEMSLVGHLEELRRRILIVLVAVGVGSGVCYFYAEQLVAMITAPAGKLYYLNPMEAFFAYLKVSVFAGFLLALPVVLYQVWAFIVPALTKKERKMLLVLLPSSVLLFFVGILFSYVLVLPAATQFFMGFATETLTPMFSLGQYLSFFVSMLLPFGFVFELPLFVIVLAKMGIITSAFLRAKRKVVLVGSFIVGAIISPTPDVFTQSMIAIPIILLYEASLWVVRYVLRR, encoded by the coding sequence ATGTCCGCAGATGATAAAGAACGTGAAGAGGAATCCCAGTCTGCCGTAATTAATACGGAGCCGGAAACACCAATGGAGGAAGACGAAATGTCCCTTGTGGGGCATTTGGAAGAACTGCGCCGGCGAATTTTAATTGTCTTGGTCGCCGTGGGCGTTGGTTCCGGCGTCTGTTATTTTTATGCAGAACAATTGGTAGCCATGATTACGGCGCCAGCGGGAAAATTATATTATTTAAATCCGATGGAAGCCTTTTTTGCTTATTTGAAGGTTTCTGTATTTGCCGGTTTTTTGTTGGCGTTGCCTGTTGTCTTATACCAAGTATGGGCCTTTATCGTACCGGCATTGACGAAGAAGGAACGCAAGATGCTGCTGGTGCTGCTTCCTTCTTCGGTGCTGCTCTTCTTTGTAGGCATTTTGTTTTCCTATGTTCTTGTATTACCGGCGGCTACGCAGTTTTTTATGGGCTTTGCTACGGAAACGCTAACGCCGATGTTTTCGTTAGGACAGTATTTGTCGTTTTTTGTTTCGATGCTGCTGCCTTTCGGCTTTGTTTTTGAACTGCCGTTGTTTGTAATTGTTTTGGCGAAAATGGGCATTATTACGTCTGCTTTTTTACGGGCTAAACGCAAAGTGGTTTTGGTAGGTTCTTTTATTGTGGGGGCGATTATTTCGCCGACACCGGATGTATTTACTCAGTCAATGATTGCCATTCCCATTATTCTGCTTTATGAGGCGAGTTTGTGGGTGGTGCGTTATGTACTGCGCCGCTGA
- a CDS encoding sulfide/dihydroorotate dehydrogenase-like FAD/NAD-binding protein gives MYQIVRKESLSADVKLFEVAAPRIAKKAQPGQFVIVRVDEEGERIPLTIADFNREAGTIVLIFQEVGASTRLMGQLEQGQSLHDLVGPLGQKTHIEKLGTVICVGGGIGVAPVYPIARGMKEVGNEVISIIGARNKDLLIYEKEMAAVSDELVVTTDDGSYGEAGRVTGPLQRLLESGKKIDLVMAIGPVIMMKSVAETTRPFGVPTVVSLNPVMVDGTGMCGGCRVSLGDEVKFACVDGPEFDAHKVDFDALMSRQRMYKSQEARHTEHSCGGHGHHEGGQCQCHSH, from the coding sequence ATGTACCAGATTGTACGTAAAGAAAGCTTGTCCGCTGACGTCAAGCTCTTTGAAGTTGCGGCGCCGCGCATTGCTAAAAAAGCGCAGCCGGGGCAATTTGTCATTGTCCGCGTGGATGAAGAAGGGGAACGTATTCCTCTGACGATTGCCGATTTTAACCGCGAAGCCGGCACGATTGTGCTGATTTTTCAGGAAGTGGGCGCCAGCACCCGTCTAATGGGGCAGTTGGAACAGGGCCAAAGCCTGCATGATTTAGTGGGTCCGCTGGGACAAAAAACACACATTGAAAAGCTGGGTACCGTCATTTGCGTAGGTGGCGGCATCGGCGTAGCGCCTGTGTATCCCATTGCCAGAGGCATGAAGGAAGTCGGCAATGAAGTGATTTCCATCATCGGCGCTCGTAACAAGGACCTTTTGATTTATGAAAAAGAAATGGCCGCTGTCAGCGATGAACTAGTGGTTACTACTGATGACGGCTCTTACGGCGAAGCCGGCCGCGTAACCGGCCCCTTACAGCGTCTCTTAGAATCGGGCAAGAAAATTGATTTGGTTATGGCTATTGGTCCGGTCATTATGATGAAAAGCGTAGCCGAAACAACGCGTCCTTTTGGCGTGCCGACGGTTGTCAGCTTGAACCCGGTCATGGTCGACGGCACCGGCATGTGCGGCGGCTGCCGTGTTTCCCTAGGGGACGAAGTTAAATTTGCCTGTGTGGACGGACCGGAATTTGACGCCCATAAGGTTGATTTTGACGCGCTGATGTCAAGACAACGCATGTATAAGAGCCAGGAAGCTCGCCATACAGAACACAGCTGCGGCGGTCACGGCCATCATGAAGGAGGGCAATGCCAATGTCACTCTCACTGA
- the gltA gene encoding NADPH-dependent glutamate synthase gives MSLSLKKTPMPEQDAIERGRNFKEVTLGYSDEQALTEAARCLQCKTAPCRQGCPVGVDIPGFIGKLKTGDVAGAREVLKDYNGLPAVCGRVCPQEEQCEKYCVLAKKGEAVGIGRLERYTADTARNQAVPQEEAALAAADAQKVAVIGSGPAGLTAAGEMAKRGYKVTVFEALHRPGGVLVYGIPEFRLPKDEVVQAEIDALRKLGVDIEVNVVIGQTYTIDELLEEEGFEAVFIATGAGLPHFMGIPGEQYNGVYSANEFLTRCNLMKAYRFPECATPIHVGRRVAVVGGGNVAMDAARTALRLGAEKVYIVYRRSEAELPARLEEVHHAKEEGIDFQLLNNPVEILGEDGWVRQLRCIRMTLGEPDASGRRRPEAVPGSEFELDVDTVIMAIGQGPNPLVQQTTKGLDVNRRGNIVADAETGATSREGVFAGGDVVTGAATVILAMGAGKKAAAAMDEYLQNKRK, from the coding sequence ATGTCACTCTCACTGAAAAAAACGCCTATGCCGGAACAAGACGCTATAGAGCGCGGTCGCAATTTTAAAGAAGTGACGTTGGGGTATTCTGACGAACAGGCCTTAACCGAAGCAGCGCGCTGTTTGCAGTGTAAAACCGCTCCTTGTCGTCAAGGCTGTCCGGTAGGTGTCGATATTCCCGGCTTTATCGGCAAGCTGAAAACTGGCGATGTTGCAGGCGCCAGGGAAGTGCTGAAAGACTACAACGGTTTGCCTGCTGTTTGCGGTCGCGTCTGTCCGCAGGAAGAACAGTGCGAAAAGTATTGCGTCCTGGCGAAAAAAGGCGAGGCTGTCGGTATTGGCCGTTTGGAGCGCTATACTGCCGATACAGCGCGCAACCAGGCTGTGCCGCAAGAAGAGGCGGCTCTAGCTGCGGCCGACGCTCAGAAAGTGGCGGTAATTGGCTCGGGACCGGCGGGCTTGACGGCTGCTGGCGAAATGGCCAAGCGCGGTTACAAGGTGACGGTATTTGAAGCCTTGCATCGTCCCGGGGGCGTTTTAGTGTATGGCATTCCCGAGTTTCGTCTGCCTAAAGACGAAGTGGTCCAGGCGGAGATTGATGCGTTGCGGAAACTGGGCGTAGATATTGAAGTCAACGTTGTTATCGGCCAGACCTACACCATTGACGAGCTGCTGGAAGAAGAGGGCTTTGAGGCCGTGTTCATCGCTACTGGCGCAGGACTGCCCCATTTTATGGGGATTCCTGGCGAACAGTATAATGGCGTTTATTCGGCTAACGAGTTTTTGACCCGCTGCAATTTGATGAAAGCTTACCGTTTTCCTGAATGCGCCACGCCCATTCATGTGGGACGTCGCGTCGCCGTTGTCGGCGGCGGCAATGTGGCCATGGACGCCGCCCGTACGGCTCTGCGTCTGGGGGCGGAGAAGGTCTATATCGTCTATCGCCGTTCCGAAGCGGAACTGCCGGCGCGGTTGGAGGAAGTGCATCATGCCAAAGAAGAAGGCATTGATTTTCAGCTTCTTAACAATCCGGTGGAGATTCTGGGAGAAGACGGCTGGGTACGGCAATTGCGCTGCATCCGCATGACCTTGGGCGAGCCGGACGCATCAGGACGCAGACGCCCGGAAGCGGTGCCTGGCTCGGAGTTTGAGCTGGATGTGGATACGGTGATCATGGCCATTGGCCAAGGACCCAATCCGCTGGTGCAGCAGACGACTAAAGGACTTGACGTCAACCGCCGCGGCAACATTGTAGCTGACGCGGAAACCGGCGCTACCAGCCGCGAAGGCGTTTTTGCCGGCGGCGACGTTGTTACCGGTGCAGCGACCGTCATCTTGGCTATGGGGGCTGGTAAAAAAGCCGCCGCCGCTATGGATGAGTACCTGCAAAACAAGCGCAAGTAA
- a CDS encoding formate--tetrahydrofolate ligase encodes MKSDVEIAQEAVMKPIAEVAQHLGIPEEGLELYGRYKAKLSREAWEAVQNRPDGKLVLVTAINPTPAGEGKTTTTVGLGDALRRLGHKVAIALREPSLGPCFGIKGGAAGGGYAQVVPMEDINLHFTGDFHAITSAHNLLAAVLDNHIHQGNELNIDPRRITWRRVLDLNDRALRSVICGLGGKVHGVPRESGFDITVASEMMAILCLASDLEDMKARIGRIIVGYTYDNKPVTAAQLNVTGALTLLFKDAIKPNMVQTLEHTPAFVHGGPFANIAHGCNSVMATKYALKLADVVVTEAGFGADLGAEKFLDIKCRFAGLRPRATVIVATVRALKMHGGVAKEELGQENLAALEAGMANLTKHIENMKKYGLPTVVAINAFPTDTPAELARVEECCKKLGAEVALSEVWAKGGAGGEELAKKVLAACEQPSDFKLLYDAAQPIKEKIAAIAKEIYGAADVNYTAASDKAIAELNALGYDKTPICMAKTQYSLSDDMRKLGRPEGFTITVREVRVAAGAGFLVALTGDIMTMPGLPKRPAAERMDIDVQGRISGLF; translated from the coding sequence GTGAAGAGTGATGTGGAAATTGCCCAAGAGGCAGTTATGAAACCTATCGCAGAAGTAGCGCAGCATCTGGGGATTCCCGAAGAAGGGCTGGAGTTGTACGGACGTTATAAAGCGAAATTGTCCAGAGAAGCCTGGGAGGCGGTGCAGAATCGTCCTGATGGCAAGTTGGTTTTGGTGACTGCTATCAATCCGACTCCGGCTGGGGAAGGGAAAACCACGACAACCGTCGGGTTGGGAGATGCGCTGCGGCGCTTAGGCCATAAGGTGGCCATTGCCTTGCGCGAGCCGTCGCTGGGGCCTTGCTTTGGCATCAAAGGCGGCGCAGCTGGAGGCGGTTACGCCCAAGTCGTGCCGATGGAAGACATCAATCTGCATTTTACCGGCGATTTTCACGCCATTACTTCGGCGCATAACCTGCTGGCGGCTGTCCTTGACAACCATATTCATCAGGGGAATGAGCTGAATATAGACCCGCGGCGCATAACCTGGCGGCGGGTGCTGGATCTAAATGATCGGGCGCTGCGCAGCGTGATCTGCGGTCTTGGGGGTAAGGTGCACGGCGTGCCGCGCGAAAGCGGTTTTGATATTACCGTGGCTTCGGAGATGATGGCTATTTTATGCCTGGCCAGCGATCTTGAGGACATGAAGGCGCGCATTGGCCGGATTATTGTTGGCTATACGTATGATAATAAGCCGGTGACAGCGGCGCAGCTCAATGTGACTGGCGCGCTGACTTTGTTGTTCAAAGACGCCATTAAACCCAACATGGTCCAGACGCTGGAGCATACGCCGGCCTTTGTACATGGCGGACCGTTTGCCAATATCGCTCATGGCTGCAATAGCGTGATGGCGACGAAGTATGCGCTGAAACTGGCGGATGTAGTGGTAACCGAAGCCGGCTTTGGCGCTGACTTGGGCGCTGAAAAGTTTTTGGATATCAAGTGCCGTTTTGCCGGCCTGCGGCCGAGGGCGACAGTCATTGTCGCGACCGTGCGGGCGCTTAAAATGCATGGCGGCGTGGCCAAAGAGGAGCTGGGCCAAGAAAACCTGGCGGCATTGGAAGCCGGTATGGCCAACTTGACCAAGCATATTGAAAACATGAAAAAATACGGCTTGCCGACAGTGGTCGCCATTAACGCGTTCCCGACGGATACGCCGGCGGAATTGGCCCGAGTGGAAGAGTGCTGCAAGAAGCTGGGCGCCGAAGTGGCCTTGTCTGAGGTTTGGGCCAAAGGCGGCGCAGGCGGCGAAGAACTGGCTAAGAAAGTGCTGGCGGCCTGCGAACAGCCTAGCGACTTCAAGCTGCTCTATGATGCAGCGCAGCCGATCAAGGAAAAAATTGCAGCCATTGCTAAGGAAATCTACGGCGCGGCGGATGTGAATTATACAGCAGCTTCGGATAAGGCCATTGCCGAGCTGAATGCTTTGGGCTATGACAAGACGCCTATTTGCATGGCGAAGACACAGTACTCCTTGTCTGATGACATGCGCAAGCTGGGAAGGCCGGAAGGTTTTACCATCACCGTCCGTGAAGTGCGTGTGGCCGCAGGGGCCGGCTTTTTGGTAGCCCTTACCGGCGACATCATGACGATGCCGGGGCTGCCTAAACGTCCGGCGGCGGAACGCATGGATATCGATGTGCAAGGCCGCATCAGCGGTTTGTTCTAA